A genomic segment from Gilvibacter sp. SZ-19 encodes:
- a CDS encoding DUF5916 domain-containing protein, translated as MLRTLSLTAALFFVSTSALFAQDSIYAKRSYTTTSIGDTTPPKIDGLIDDAAWDLVEWTTDYVEFQPDVGTPPSEQTKMKIVYDQKNLYVAFRCYQEDPSTIERRMGRRDDFPGDWVEINLDSFGDDRTGFSFTISASGVKGDEFISENGNFDDSWNPIWYTDVNVDDEGWTAEIRIPLSQLRFGNDYEQVWGLQSTRRYFNNEERSLWQPLPANPPGWVSEFGELRGLIGLQPQKQLEIQPYTLAQLDTYEPQQGNPFRTGEDTKFTGGLDSKIGITNDLTLDLTINPDFGQVDADPGAIALDGFEIFFQERRPFFVENKNVFDFRLGGGADNVFFSRRIGRSPQGFTTASGARGEFADVPINSTILGAAKFSGKTKDGWAVGVLESVTAKAVADIQLSDDQDVLASIEELGEAREEVVEPLTNYFVSRVQKDFNDRNSYIGGIFTATHRNMEDRLNFLHSHAYSGGIDFKHNWKDRKYYVEGSTVLSSVRGSAEAIARTQTSLTHLFQRVDADHVEVDPNRTSLTGTSGRFEIGRQSGDWRYNFGGNWRSPELELNDIGFLRQADDIRQYANVRRFWNKPTSWFRQANLGFNQFTSYDFEGNYNRIQYEVNGFINWKNNWWTEVGGAHKPRIFTNTFLRGGPRWRFSQENFFFLFSGTDQRKRLSGTLGYVHSDANQNNFQFRRYVLRLRYQPINSLSASLDVEYEKNPNKTQYVSETLFGQTPRYILGEIDNESLSTTLRVNYNINPNLTIQYYGQPFIFKASFTNFNYVNDATAVDLNERVTWYDDNQISFADGLYSVDEDRDGNTDYAFGNPDFAFVQFRSNLVLRWEYIPGSEIFLVWSQGITGLGDPSNDFNTIIDNQLLQQRPQNTFLIKATYRFVL; from the coding sequence ATGTTGCGTACCCTTTCACTAACCGCGGCACTATTTTTTGTGTCCACAAGTGCGCTTTTTGCGCAAGATTCTATTTACGCTAAACGCTCCTATACCACTACTTCCATAGGCGACACAACTCCACCTAAGATAGACGGTCTTATAGACGATGCGGCTTGGGATTTGGTTGAATGGACCACAGATTACGTAGAGTTTCAGCCCGATGTAGGTACCCCTCCGAGCGAACAGACCAAAATGAAGATCGTATACGATCAGAAGAATTTATATGTGGCCTTTAGGTGTTATCAAGAAGATCCATCGACCATTGAGCGTCGTATGGGGCGTCGTGATGATTTCCCGGGGGATTGGGTAGAGATCAATTTAGACAGCTTCGGAGACGACAGGACAGGTTTTAGTTTTACGATCTCAGCCAGCGGCGTTAAGGGCGATGAGTTCATTTCTGAGAACGGCAATTTTGACGACAGTTGGAACCCGATCTGGTATACCGATGTCAATGTAGACGACGAAGGTTGGACAGCAGAGATTAGAATTCCGCTGAGTCAATTGCGTTTTGGAAATGACTACGAACAAGTTTGGGGTTTGCAATCAACCCGGCGTTACTTTAATAATGAAGAGCGTTCCTTGTGGCAGCCTTTACCGGCAAATCCGCCAGGATGGGTAAGTGAGTTTGGCGAATTACGAGGGCTTATCGGGCTGCAGCCACAAAAACAATTGGAGATCCAGCCGTATACCTTGGCGCAATTAGATACTTACGAACCGCAACAGGGTAACCCGTTCCGCACGGGAGAAGACACTAAGTTCACCGGCGGTTTGGATTCCAAGATAGGGATCACCAATGATCTTACTTTAGATCTAACCATTAACCCGGACTTTGGTCAAGTTGATGCAGATCCTGGTGCCATTGCCTTAGACGGTTTTGAGATCTTTTTTCAAGAGCGTCGTCCTTTCTTTGTTGAGAACAAGAATGTTTTTGATTTCCGTTTGGGAGGAGGCGCCGACAACGTATTCTTTTCGCGTAGAATTGGACGAAGTCCGCAGGGATTCACTACGGCTAGTGGAGCTCGTGGGGAATTTGCAGATGTCCCGATCAACTCGACCATACTCGGGGCGGCTAAATTCAGTGGAAAGACCAAAGACGGTTGGGCTGTGGGGGTTTTAGAAAGTGTAACTGCCAAAGCGGTGGCAGACATTCAGCTCAGCGACGACCAAGATGTATTGGCCAGTATAGAAGAGCTGGGAGAGGCAAGAGAAGAGGTGGTTGAGCCTCTGACCAACTATTTTGTGAGTCGTGTTCAAAAAGACTTCAATGATCGGAATTCTTATATAGGAGGAATCTTTACCGCCACGCACAGAAATATGGAAGACCGACTGAATTTCCTGCATTCTCACGCCTATTCCGGAGGGATCGATTTTAAACACAATTGGAAGGACAGAAAATATTATGTAGAAGGTAGCACCGTCCTCAGCTCTGTTCGAGGAAGCGCAGAAGCAATTGCCCGCACACAGACCTCTTTGACTCACCTGTTCCAAAGGGTGGATGCAGATCATGTGGAGGTTGATCCTAATCGCACGAGTTTAACGGGAACTTCGGGTCGCTTTGAGATCGGAAGACAAAGCGGTGACTGGCGCTATAATTTTGGAGGTAACTGGCGTTCTCCAGAGTTGGAACTTAACGATATTGGGTTTTTGCGCCAGGCAGATGACATACGTCAATATGCCAATGTGCGCAGGTTCTGGAACAAGCCAACATCCTGGTTCAGACAGGCCAATCTAGGTTTCAATCAGTTTACGTCTTATGATTTTGAAGGCAATTACAACCGCATTCAATACGAGGTGAACGGTTTTATCAATTGGAAGAACAACTGGTGGACAGAGGTAGGAGGAGCACATAAACCGCGGATCTTTACCAATACCTTCTTGCGCGGTGGGCCGCGTTGGCGATTCAGTCAGGAGAATTTCTTCTTTCTTTTCTCTGGGACCGATCAGCGCAAGCGCCTCAGCGGTACGCTTGGTTATGTACATTCGGATGCGAATCAGAACAACTTCCAGTTCAGACGCTATGTGTTGAGACTGCGGTATCAGCCAATAAATTCCTTAAGTGCTTCTTTGGATGTAGAATACGAGAAGAATCCCAATAAGACCCAATACGTGTCAGAAACACTATTTGGGCAAACGCCGAGGTATATCTTAGGAGAGATCGATAACGAATCACTCAGTACTACTTTGCGTGTCAATTATAACATCAATCCAAACTTAACGATACAGTATTACGGACAACCTTTTATTTTCAAGGCGAGTTTTACCAATTTCAATTATGTGAATGACGCCACTGCAGTAGATCTCAACGAACGCGTTACTTGGTACGACGACAATCAGATCTCTTTTGCAGATGGACTTTATTCAGTAGATGAGGACCGCGACGGAAACACCGATTACGCTTTCGGGAATCCAGACTTTGCTTTTGTACAGTTCAGATCGAATTTGGTGTTGCGTTGGGAGTATATTCCCGGCTCTGAGATCTTTTTGGTCTGGTCGCAAGGCATCACTGGGTTGGGTGATCCTAGCAACGATTTCAATACCATCATTGACAATCAACTCTTGCAGCAACGTCCGCAGAATACCTTCTTGATCAAGGCAACCTATCGCTTTGTACTTTAA
- the rplM gene encoding 50S ribosomal protein L13, which produces MDTLSYKTASANKNTVNKEWLHVDAEGQTLGRLASEVAKLLRGKHKPSYTPHVDCGDNVIITNAEKVVLTGNKWADKTYIRHTGYPGGQRSLTAQELKEKNPAGVVEKAVKGMLPKNKLGAELFRNLKVYAGAEHGQEAQKPKTINLNEK; this is translated from the coding sequence GTGGATACATTAAGTTATAAAACAGCATCTGCTAACAAAAACACTGTAAACAAAGAGTGGTTGCACGTTGATGCTGAAGGACAGACGTTAGGTCGTTTGGCTTCTGAAGTTGCAAAATTGCTACGAGGAAAGCACAAGCCTAGCTACACCCCTCACGTGGATTGTGGTGACAACGTGATCATCACCAATGCCGAAAAGGTAGTACTTACTGGAAACAAATGGGCCGATAAAACGTATATCCGTCATACGGGTTATCCAGGTGGACAGCGTTCACTTACTGCTCAAGAGTTGAAAGAAAAGAATCCTGCAGGTGTTGTTGAGAAAGCTGTAAAAGGCATGCTCCCAAAAAACAAACTAGGTGCTGAATTGTTCAGAAACCTTAAAGTTTACGCCGGAGCAGAACACGGACAGGAAGCACAAAAACCAAAAACAATTAATCTTAACGAAAAGTAA
- the rpsI gene encoding 30S ribosomal protein S9, whose translation MEVIHKIGRRKTAVARVYVSEGKGNITVNKRSLNEYFTTDALRYKVNQPFMLTDNEGNYDVNVNVYGGGITGQAEAVRLAISRALCEVNEEYRANLKPEGLLTRDPRMVERKKFGQKKARKKFQFSKR comes from the coding sequence ATGGAAGTTATTCACAAGATTGGTAGAAGAAAGACTGCCGTTGCTCGCGTTTATGTTTCAGAAGGAAAAGGAAACATCACTGTAAACAAGCGTTCATTGAATGAATACTTTACTACAGACGCACTACGTTACAAAGTGAACCAACCGTTCATGTTGACTGACAACGAAGGAAACTACGATGTTAACGTTAACGTATACGGAGGTGGAATCACCGGACAAGCAGAAGCTGTTCGTTTGGCGATCTCAAGAGCTTTGTGCGAAGTAAACGAGGAGTACCGTGCAAACCTTAAACCAGAAGGCTTGTTGACTAGAGATCCAAGAATGGTAGAGCGCAAGAAATTCGGACAGAAGAAAGCGCGTAAGAAATTCCAGTTCTCTAAACGTTAA